A genomic segment from Methanoplanus limicola DSM 2279 encodes:
- the nadA gene encoding quinolinate synthase NadA has product MTVQEEIIKLKKEKNAIILAHNYEPPEIQDIADFTGDSLELALRATDVTEDIIIFCGVLFMAETAKILNPKKKVILPAEDAGCLLADQLSAEMIKSAREEYPDAEVVLYVNSTAESKAYADIVCTSANAIDVVKSLKSDTILFGPDSNLASYVQGNLPDKRIIPLPKGGNCPVHEVFTPDDAISSKDRGYTVICHPECPAEVREHCDIIASTGGMMRNAELSDRWAVMTEKDMVYRLRTEYPGKEFLAFEKAVCKDMKKISLNAVLNSLKSETPEINLSRGVMKRAESSIRRMIELSRNK; this is encoded by the coding sequence ATGACAGTACAGGAAGAGATAATAAAACTAAAAAAAGAGAAAAATGCGATAATCCTTGCCCATAACTATGAACCCCCTGAAATCCAGGACATTGCCGATTTTACGGGCGACAGCCTTGAACTTGCTCTCCGGGCGACTGATGTAACTGAGGATATCATCATATTCTGCGGTGTCTTATTCATGGCAGAGACCGCAAAGATCTTAAATCCTAAGAAAAAGGTCATCCTGCCGGCAGAAGATGCCGGCTGCCTGCTTGCTGATCAGTTAAGTGCAGAGATGATAAAATCGGCCAGAGAGGAGTACCCTGATGCAGAGGTCGTATTGTATGTAAACTCTACTGCCGAATCAAAAGCTTACGCAGACATAGTCTGCACCTCAGCAAACGCCATTGATGTCGTAAAATCTCTCAAAAGCGACACTATACTCTTTGGACCTGATTCAAACCTTGCATCCTATGTTCAGGGGAATCTCCCGGACAAGAGGATAATTCCGCTGCCAAAAGGCGGAAACTGCCCTGTGCATGAGGTATTTACTCCCGATGATGCCATATCCTCAAAAGATAGGGGGTATACAGTAATATGCCACCCTGAATGCCCGGCAGAGGTGCGTGAACACTGTGATATTATAGCGTCCACCGGAGGCATGATGAGAAATGCAGAACTCTCGGATAGATGGGCTGTAATGACCGAAAAAGACATGGTTTACAGACTCAGAACAGAATATCCCGGTAAGGAATTCCTCGCATTTGAAAAAGCGGTCTGCAAAGACATGAAGAAGATCTCTTTAAATGCCGTTTTAAACTCCCTTAAGAGCGAAACTCCGGAGATAAACCTCTCCAGAGGTGTTATGAAGAGAGCTGAATCATCGATCAGACGGATGATAGAACTGAGCAGGAATAAATAA
- a CDS encoding nucleoside deaminase — MTEDLNTHMKFMQEAIAEAKKGLDEGGIPIGSVLVRNGVVLSRGHNRRIQDDDPLMHAEINCIKNAGRIGRYSNTVLYSTLMPCYLCAGAVVQFGIPKVVAGESHNFAGAKEFLEEKGVKVINLNLKELKDMMEEYIDTHTDIWYEDIGSL, encoded by the coding sequence ATGACTGAAGATCTCAATACTCACATGAAATTCATGCAGGAAGCGATTGCCGAGGCGAAAAAAGGACTTGATGAAGGCGGAATTCCAATAGGTTCTGTGCTTGTAAGAAACGGCGTAGTCCTCTCAAGGGGCCACAACAGAAGAATTCAGGATGATGACCCGCTCATGCACGCCGAGATAAACTGCATAAAAAATGCCGGAAGAATCGGGAGATATTCAAACACTGTGCTCTACTCAACCCTCATGCCCTGCTACCTCTGTGCCGGGGCAGTGGTGCAGTTCGGCATTCCGAAAGTCGTTGCCGGAGAATCGCATAATTTTGCCGGGGCAAAGGAGTTTTTGGAGGAGAAAGGTGTAAAGGTCATCAATCTCAACCTGAAAGAGCTGAAGGATATGATGGAAGAATACATCGACACCCACACTGACATCTGGTATGAGGACATCGGCTCCCTCTGA
- a CDS encoding type II toxin-antitoxin system HicA family toxin, protein MRLFKVTPQKPIKITLPLHNEIDRGTLISILNSAEISKKEFLDLI, encoded by the coding sequence GTGCGTCTGTTTAAAGTTACGCCGCAGAAGCCAATAAAAATCACGTTACCTTTACACAATGAAATAGACAGAGGTACATTAATTTCGATTCTTAACAGCGCTGAGATTTCAAAGAAAGAATTTTTGGATTTGATATAA
- a CDS encoding chemotaxis protein CheW — translation MTAVDVVQFEIAGTRYALDIQLAQEIVEMMPITPVPKAPPHIAGIINLRGEITNILNLNRLMELPEGGDSESKKIIVLVADAVGGSKIGMIVDDVKSVLQISDEDVDKMDTSFSKEAYIKGIIKISNEQDSDKKDLVIWIDIGGILKNTLSEEGVKTEQHLQ, via the coding sequence ATGACAGCAGTTGATGTTGTGCAGTTTGAGATCGCAGGGACGAGGTATGCCCTCGATATACAGCTGGCACAGGAAATCGTAGAGATGATGCCGATAACTCCGGTACCAAAAGCACCACCACATATTGCCGGAATTATCAATCTACGTGGTGAAATAACAAATATTCTCAATCTTAACAGGCTTATGGAACTCCCGGAGGGTGGAGATTCAGAATCAAAAAAGATAATTGTCCTTGTCGCCGACGCTGTCGGAGGTTCTAAAATCGGAATGATTGTAGATGATGTAAAAAGTGTCCTTCAGATATCAGATGAAGATGTTGACAAGATGGACACCTCTTTCTCAAAAGAGGCATATATAAAGGGCATAATTAAAATCAGCAATGAGCAGGATTCAGATAAGAAGGATCTTGTGATATGGATTGATATTGGAGGGATATTGAAAAATACTCTCAGTGAAGAAGGAGTAAAAACAGAACAGCACCTGCAATAA
- the nadC gene encoding carboxylating nicotinate-nucleotide diphosphorylase has translation MTIIRKLLEYLDEDMPFGDVTSAVIIPDVSAEAEIISKAEGIIAGLEESSLLFGHLGLTVRFLKQDGDPVKPGDLVMTVSGSAGNILTAERTCLNIISRMSAIATKTDRIASFVRSANPNVRIAATRKTAPGLRYFDKKAVVTGGGDPHRDSLSDGFLIKDNHLALCPLKEAILKAKKYSAYKKIEVEVEKPDNVLIAAETGADILLLDNMTPEDVILSSEMLNDAGLRKNVILEVSGGINPENIESYAVCDIDIISIGALTHTVECFDVSLNIRGGQKSA, from the coding sequence ATGACAATTATCCGGAAACTCCTTGAATATCTCGATGAGGATATGCCTTTTGGCGATGTCACATCTGCGGTCATAATTCCGGATGTCAGCGCCGAAGCAGAGATCATCTCAAAGGCAGAAGGTATAATTGCCGGTCTTGAGGAGTCATCGCTCCTGTTTGGTCATCTCGGCCTGACTGTCCGTTTCCTTAAGCAAGACGGCGATCCGGTAAAACCCGGTGATCTGGTGATGACAGTATCCGGCAGTGCAGGAAATATCCTGACCGCCGAGAGGACCTGCTTAAATATCATCAGCCGTATGAGTGCCATTGCAACGAAAACAGACAGAATCGCATCATTCGTCCGATCAGCAAACCCAAATGTAAGAATCGCCGCTACCAGAAAGACAGCCCCCGGCCTGAGATATTTCGATAAAAAAGCGGTTGTGACCGGCGGTGGAGATCCTCACCGTGACTCCCTCTCTGACGGATTTTTAATAAAAGATAATCATCTTGCTCTCTGCCCGCTTAAAGAGGCAATACTAAAAGCAAAGAAGTATTCTGCGTATAAAAAGATCGAAGTTGAGGTAGAAAAGCCGGACAATGTCCTCATCGCCGCAGAGACGGGTGCCGATATCCTACTCCTTGACAATATGACTCCTGAAGATGTCATCCTCTCATCAGAGATGTTAAATGATGCCGGACTCAGAAAAAATGTTATTCTTGAGGTTTCAGGCGGCATTAATCCCGAAAATATTGAATCCTATGCTGTATGCGATATAGATATAATAAGCATCGGGGCACTGACACACACTGTTGAATGCTTCGATGTATCCTTAAATATCAGGGGCGGGCAAAAATCCGCCTGA
- a CDS encoding type II toxin-antitoxin system HicB family antitoxin yields MQLQVIIKPGMDGWFVAEVPSLPGCISQGKTEEEALENIREAIELYLEPDEEDYILSENARVVEVIV; encoded by the coding sequence ATGCAGTTACAGGTAATAATTAAGCCGGGAATGGATGGGTGGTTTGTTGCAGAAGTACCCTCTCTTCCGGGCTGCATATCACAGGGTAAAACAGAAGAAGAAGCTCTGGAAAACATCAGGGAAGCAATAGAGTTATACCTTGAGCCTGATGAGGAAGATTACATTCTCTCAGAAAATGCCAGGGTAGTAGAGGTAATTGTATGA
- a CDS encoding DNA-3-methyladenine glycosylase family protein encodes MAMKIFELDYNQPFNLDGTLSCGQVFRWEKRSSGWFGVAWGKALHVRQNGRIIEYSGCNEKFLRDYFQLDLNLDRVLDSVNKDEHIGTAISESYGLRLVSQNPWECLITYSCAQNANIPFISRMLENLSFAYGDPLPSAEDYMDNYSPGADDNSENSAGILTDDSEGDVCHGADKRIDNSGRFFSYPSAKALSLSCAADVSGCSTGYRSGNICDTAGRVTANPGWADEISALDYELARGKIMEFKGVGPKVADCILLFAFRKFESFPVDVWMRRIMSEFYDVGNPKASLSAYEYDRIRRFAKDYFGDYAGYAQEYLFANRG; translated from the coding sequence ATGGCAATGAAGATATTTGAGCTGGATTATAACCAGCCGTTTAACCTTGATGGTACTCTCTCGTGCGGGCAGGTATTCCGGTGGGAGAAGAGAAGTTCGGGCTGGTTTGGTGTTGCATGGGGTAAGGCTCTTCATGTCAGGCAGAATGGCCGGATTATTGAGTATTCCGGCTGCAATGAGAAGTTCCTCCGGGATTACTTTCAGCTTGATCTGAATCTTGACCGTGTTCTGGATTCTGTGAATAAAGATGAGCATATAGGGACGGCAATTTCTGAGAGTTACGGCTTAAGGCTTGTCTCGCAGAATCCCTGGGAGTGTCTGATTACATACTCCTGTGCCCAGAATGCAAATATTCCGTTTATAAGCCGGATGCTTGAGAACCTCTCTTTTGCTTATGGTGATCCGCTTCCCTCTGCTGAGGATTATATGGATAATTATTCTCCTGGTGCTGATGATAATTCTGAAAATTCTGCCGGAATATTAACGGATGATTCAGAGGGTGATGTCTGTCATGGTGCAGATAAAAGAATTGACAATTCCGGCAGGTTTTTTTCATATCCGTCTGCAAAAGCCCTTTCACTGAGCTGTGCGGCTGACGTCTCCGGATGCTCTACAGGATATCGTTCCGGCAATATCTGTGATACTGCCGGAAGGGTAACTGCAAATCCCGGATGGGCTGATGAGATTTCAGCTCTTGATTATGAGCTGGCGAGAGGAAAGATTATGGAGTTTAAGGGTGTGGGTCCAAAGGTTGCCGACTGCATTCTTCTCTTTGCTTTCCGGAAATTTGAGTCATTTCCGGTTGATGTCTGGATGAGGAGGATTATGTCTGAGTTTTATGATGTTGGTAATCCGAAAGCCTCACTTTCGGCATATGAATATGACAGGATAAGGAGGTTTGCGAAGGACTATTTCGGGGATTATGCCGGTTATGCCCAGGAGTATCTGTTTGCTAACCGTGGGTGA
- a CDS encoding helix-hairpin-helix domain-containing protein, translating to MTDNADKKKSLKDFRRIPGVGPSIAEDLYGLGYRSVSDLAGEIPEEMYERFCMMQGQRIDRCLLYVFRCAVYFAGNMESDYDPELLKWWSWKD from the coding sequence ATGACTGATAATGCAGATAAAAAGAAATCCCTGAAAGATTTCCGGAGAATTCCGGGAGTGGGCCCTTCCATTGCTGAGGACCTCTATGGTCTGGGCTACAGGAGCGTCAGCGATCTTGCAGGCGAAATTCCGGAAGAGATGTACGAAAGATTCTGCATGATGCAGGGGCAGAGAATAGACCGTTGTCTGCTCTATGTCTTCAGATGTGCCGTATATTTTGCCGGAAATATGGAATCTGATTATGACCCGGAACTTCTGAAGTGGTGGTCATGGAAGGACTGA
- a CDS encoding nucleotidyltransferase domain-containing protein, translated as MYSPEKLNESDLTDDEKELVKSVCEELMAYPFVMAVYLFGSHAKCCSKPYSDIDIAVLLREPAERNEIETAGSYSSKVLDVEIFSLMPITVKMGIIYDGILLFSRDSRYLRDITRANLLEYFDSEPMRRRVNKRFISSFSLK; from the coding sequence ATGTATTCTCCGGAAAAACTGAATGAGTCTGATCTGACTGATGACGAGAAGGAACTTGTGAAATCAGTATGTGAGGAGCTGATGGCATATCCTTTTGTCATGGCAGTATATCTCTTCGGCTCACATGCAAAATGCTGTTCAAAGCCATACTCCGATATTGATATTGCAGTTCTCCTCAGAGAACCGGCTGAGAGAAATGAGATAGAGACAGCCGGGTCATACTCCTCAAAGGTTCTGGATGTTGAGATATTCAGCCTTATGCCAATTACTGTCAAAATGGGAATAATATACGACGGAATACTTCTCTTCTCAAGGGACAGCCGGTATCTCCGGGATATTACAAGAGCTAACCTGCTTGAGTACTTTGATTCTGAACCAATGCGAAGGAGAGTTAATAAGAGGTTTATCAGTTCATTCAGCCTGAAATAA
- the nadX gene encoding aspartate dehydrogenase: MIRVGLLGCGNVAEVIAKDSAGFEISALYDVDFRHSKHLSELTGAPAFENFEEFISSEFDIVVEAASVSAVLTHAEDVLKSGKDIVILSVGAFADPEFAAAIKDTAKKSKRTVRIPSGAIMGLDNLKIGQISELKRLLLKTTKNPRSLGIETDEKILLFSGRADECIKQYPKNINVAVALEIASGHEVDVELWADPEADRNTHEIFAEGEFGEFYLRIRNNPCPDNPATSYLAALSIITLLKNLEEPIKIGT; this comes from the coding sequence ATGATCAGGGTCGGTCTGCTTGGATGCGGCAATGTGGCTGAAGTTATTGCAAAGGATAGTGCAGGATTTGAGATTTCTGCCCTATATGATGTGGATTTCCGGCACTCAAAACACCTGTCAGAATTAACAGGTGCACCTGCTTTTGAGAACTTTGAGGAGTTCATCTCATCGGAATTTGACATAGTGGTAGAAGCTGCATCAGTAAGTGCAGTTCTCACCCATGCAGAGGATGTCCTGAAATCCGGAAAAGACATCGTAATTCTATCCGTTGGTGCATTTGCCGACCCGGAATTTGCTGCAGCAATAAAAGATACTGCAAAAAAATCAAAAAGGACAGTCAGAATCCCTAGCGGGGCAATAATGGGCCTTGACAATCTGAAGATTGGACAGATCTCAGAACTGAAGAGGCTTTTATTAAAGACTACCAAAAACCCGAGATCCTTAGGCATAGAAACGGATGAGAAGATTCTTCTCTTCTCTGGCAGGGCGGATGAGTGCATAAAGCAGTACCCCAAAAACATTAATGTTGCAGTAGCGCTCGAAATAGCATCCGGACACGAAGTTGACGTTGAGCTGTGGGCAGACCCGGAAGCTGACCGCAACACACATGAAATATTTGCAGAAGGGGAATTCGGGGAGTTTTACCTGAGAATCAGAAACAACCCGTGCCCCGATAACCCTGCAACAAGTTACCTCGCTGCACTTTCAATAATAACCCTGCTCAAAAACCTCGAAGAACCAATAAAGATTGGGACCTGA
- a CDS encoding DUF86 domain-containing protein, giving the protein MKRHNKEFIAPYNNCQTDKKIRERFFMGTEYDRTFTILSNIKKYYREYEEITGEGGIPKRDEVLRYHSVSMILFTLMNLSFELGEEIISIKKLEIPRSYRDIFNVLSNAGLISEDLKGKMSSFVFYRNQLAHQYATFDEADLGIISENIDSLCDFVSLMAEIIAEDN; this is encoded by the coding sequence TTGAAAAGACATAATAAAGAATTCATAGCACCATATAACAATTGTCAGACAGATAAAAAAATCAGGGAGAGATTTTTCATGGGAACTGAGTACGACAGAACTTTCACTATACTATCAAATATAAAAAAATATTACAGGGAATATGAGGAGATTACCGGAGAGGGGGGGATCCCAAAAAGAGATGAAGTACTTAGATATCACTCAGTTTCCATGATTCTCTTTACTCTGATGAATCTTTCATTTGAACTTGGTGAAGAGATAATCAGCATAAAGAAACTTGAAATTCCACGCTCATACCGCGATATTTTCAATGTCCTCAGCAATGCCGGCCTGATCTCTGAAGATCTTAAAGGAAAGATGAGCAGCTTTGTATTTTACAGAAATCAGCTTGCACACCAGTATGCAACATTTGATGAAGCAGATCTTGGGATTATCTCGGAAAATATAGATTCTCTCTGTGATTTTGTCAGTCTTATGGCAGAGATAATTGCAGAGGACAACTGA
- a CDS encoding methyl-accepting chemotaxis protein has translation MDYDKFEEIINGILAGKGIPDSGLQELPPEACGLADSVKKLADKLAETEGKADFLYTAVMKTPVPMVLFDKKLKITDANDEMIVFSGRSKSELTGLDIRGFRKEFNIDKTEGFGTPDALERKEKVEGLFKADFRGRQYSVRIFSTPITDESGAVTHINTSIVDVSEAESITEYLGREIEKIGKNLEKISLGDPDLSLAAGEADEYTGEIKKEIEDINRSIARVRDSVMAVVKEAENIGVALTNGELKHKAEVSDHNGVYRELIEKLNEISSGIREPLVIVNDRIKMIARGEIPDRIDEQFRGEFDILRKNINSSIDGLQAITEVENVLKKMSVNDYTVDISGKYEGIYSNITEEVSLVKMRLLNVQDIAARTSRGDLSRLDELKKIGRRSEKDELLPSLVRMMENINDMIEDVVRLSDNAVMGRIDERADAGAYEGAYKEVIDGINKMLDAVEIPVTEAIRVSGELADGNFGVRVNDKLRMEGEFRVFKEAVNNIGISVSEAINSSTGIAQKVAMNSNEVSKGTDEVAKAAEGVATTSQKTAELTKSLLEQIEDINRQIADLSASNEEIAGTSQEVFTAANHVVEIGKEAQKLGNDANSKMNNVEVIANQSVTEINSLTEQIKEINNVVKLINDITGQINLLALNAAIEAARAGEHGRGFAVVAGEVKNLAAEAREATSSIDKVVSSIGQSSEKTASSIKSANNEIVDGVSSVTKALEALNTIIVNAGRVSGDIGEITKAIEDQANIANNVVTSADRGTHMTKDVQREAEELAALAEEASASVEEISSAIHEVNELSRDLEREMGRFRT, from the coding sequence ATGGATTACGACAAATTTGAAGAGATAATAAATGGAATTCTGGCCGGAAAAGGTATTCCGGATTCCGGACTACAGGAACTACCTCCTGAGGCCTGCGGTCTTGCAGATTCGGTTAAAAAACTGGCGGATAAATTAGCGGAGACTGAAGGAAAAGCAGACTTTCTCTATACAGCAGTCATGAAGACCCCTGTACCTATGGTCCTCTTTGATAAAAAACTGAAGATAACTGATGCCAATGATGAGATGATAGTCTTTTCAGGCAGATCAAAGTCTGAGCTTACAGGACTTGACATCAGAGGATTCAGGAAGGAATTTAATATTGATAAAACTGAAGGTTTCGGAACACCTGATGCACTTGAGAGAAAGGAGAAGGTTGAAGGGCTTTTTAAAGCTGATTTCAGGGGCAGGCAGTACTCAGTCAGAATATTCAGTACACCAATTACTGATGAATCGGGCGCCGTAACCCATATCAACACCTCAATTGTCGATGTGTCAGAGGCCGAGAGCATCACTGAATACCTTGGCAGAGAGATTGAAAAAATAGGCAAAAACCTTGAAAAGATCTCTCTTGGTGACCCTGACCTCAGCCTCGCTGCCGGGGAGGCAGATGAGTACACAGGTGAGATAAAAAAAGAGATTGAGGATATAAACAGAAGCATTGCCAGAGTCAGGGACAGTGTCATGGCCGTAGTAAAAGAGGCGGAAAACATTGGAGTGGCACTTACAAACGGAGAACTTAAGCACAAAGCTGAAGTTTCAGACCATAACGGGGTGTACAGAGAACTTATAGAAAAACTCAATGAAATATCATCCGGAATAAGGGAACCGCTTGTAATAGTCAATGACAGAATTAAAATGATTGCCAGAGGTGAAATACCAGACCGGATTGACGAGCAGTTCAGGGGTGAATTTGACATCCTCAGAAAGAACATCAACAGCTCCATAGACGGACTTCAGGCAATCACTGAGGTTGAAAATGTCTTAAAGAAGATGTCAGTCAATGACTATACTGTTGACATTTCCGGAAAATACGAGGGCATATACTCAAACATTACCGAAGAGGTCAGCCTTGTAAAGATGAGGCTGTTAAATGTGCAGGATATCGCGGCAAGGACCTCAAGAGGGGACCTCTCAAGGCTTGACGAACTGAAAAAGATCGGACGCAGGAGCGAGAAGGATGAACTGCTCCCTTCCTTAGTCAGAATGATGGAGAATATCAATGATATGATTGAGGATGTTGTCCGTCTGAGCGACAACGCCGTAATGGGCAGAATTGATGAACGTGCTGATGCCGGTGCATATGAGGGTGCATACAAAGAAGTGATAGACGGCATAAACAAGATGCTTGATGCTGTGGAAATTCCGGTTACCGAGGCAATAAGGGTTTCAGGAGAACTTGCAGACGGGAATTTTGGTGTCAGGGTCAATGATAAGCTCAGGATGGAGGGTGAATTCAGAGTATTTAAGGAAGCAGTCAATAATATAGGCATTTCAGTATCTGAAGCCATCAACTCCTCAACCGGAATTGCACAGAAGGTTGCTATGAACTCCAATGAGGTCAGCAAGGGTACTGATGAGGTAGCAAAGGCAGCAGAGGGAGTTGCAACAACAAGCCAGAAGACGGCGGAACTGACAAAATCACTTCTTGAACAGATAGAGGATATTAACAGGCAGATTGCTGACCTGTCGGCATCAAATGAGGAGATTGCCGGAACATCACAGGAGGTATTCACCGCTGCAAATCACGTCGTAGAGATAGGAAAGGAGGCTCAGAAGCTCGGCAATGATGCCAATTCCAAGATGAACAATGTTGAGGTTATCGCAAACCAGAGTGTCACCGAGATCAATTCCCTTACCGAACAGATAAAGGAGATCAACAATGTCGTAAAGCTGATTAACGACATTACCGGACAGATAAATCTTCTTGCACTGAATGCAGCAATTGAGGCGGCAAGGGCAGGAGAGCATGGCCGTGGGTTCGCTGTAGTCGCAGGGGAGGTCAAAAACCTTGCTGCTGAGGCAAGGGAGGCAACCAGTTCGATAGACAAGGTGGTATCCTCAATAGGGCAGAGCAGTGAAAAAACTGCAAGTTCGATAAAATCGGCCAACAATGAGATTGTGGACGGTGTCTCAAGCGTTACAAAAGCACTTGAAGCGCTCAATACAATTATTGTGAATGCAGGACGGGTATCCGGAGATATCGGCGAGATTACAAAGGCGATTGAGGATCAGGCCAATATTGCAAATAATGTGGTAACTTCTGCCGACAGGGGCACCCACATGACCAAGGACGTGCAGAGAGAGGCGGAAGAGCTTGCAGCCCTTGCAGAGGAAGCCAGTGCTTCGGTTGAGGAGATCAGCAGTGCAATCCATGAGGTAAATGAACTGTCAAGAGATCTTGAGAGAGAGATGGGCAGGTTCAGAACCTGA